The DNA sequence ATTCcaaaattcagagagagacagCGGTGGCCGTGAGCGAGTCGGGCACGAGCCCGTGTGCCCAGGCTCAGGATTTCATGGTGCAGATGGGCACGACAATCACAAGGATAACGGTGCACGCGGCGGCGGCAATCAGAGCTGCTATCTTGCAGACCTTGGCTCGTCTGAACTCGGCTTCTTTACGTTTTAGTAAGGAATCGTAGCCCGGAGTATAAATATCTTCCATCCAATATTCTAAGTTGTTTGGGTTTAAAGATTCTTGCGTCTAAAAGTGAAAAGATGTTAGAAATAGGGTGAATGCATGAAACCCAGTCAAAGATTGTCCTGACAGTCGTGTCCTGAAGCCCTCAGGAGGTGTCTGCAGCTAGTAGTTAGAGACAAACAAGCGGATACCTCCCCGTCCCACCACCCCAAGTCTTTAAGCTACGAAGGACTCAGGCTTCAGAGACCACAGAATGCACCGTCCCTCCCTGCTTACAAATGCCATGAGGTTTTTGACACAGGGAAACTCAACAGTTCCTCTTTAAGCAATCCAAACAGGGTGGGGCAGACAAGGACGTACAATCAAGAAAAGGTTTGCATTGGTTTCCCAATCAGAAGGCAAAGGCCAGAGGAGAAGGCAGATGTGCTTGGAGGCAGGATGGCTCCATTGTCAGGGAAGCAGTGAAACTCACTGTGATTCAGTTCCCAGTTCCTCAGAAACATTTTCTACTGAAAATCAAAGTCACCTCTGACATGAGCAGCTCAAACAtaacagaaaatatttccatttcaaacACTTGCCTGAGCAGGCCAGGCTGCTGCTCAAAATGAAGTTCTCCCAACCCCACAGCAGAAAACCCCTGCACCAGCCTGGCCTTGGCAAGGGTCCCAGCTGGGGGCAGCTTCCCCAAAGGGAAAGCCGCCGCTGGCATCTCTCTCCCGGACTCCCTGAGATTAATGGACCGTCTGCCAGAGAAATGTCCTGTTTAACCTGTATTGCCTGTGGATTCCCTGCCACGTTGATGGTTATAATCTATTTCTACAAAGAGCGGCAGTGTTCTCATTTTATGGCAAGCACTTAATAATATGTGTCACATAAAAGCAACAATACATTGTAATTTCAAGTGAGGTCACCTAAATCTTTGAAACACAGACAAGATACGCATTTTGAACGTGTGTTTTGGATTGTTCAATGCTCATAAACAGAGGCACATCAAAAacaacacatacacacgcacatgcacaaaCATATACTGAGAGGATCAAAAACCAAAACCTTCAAAACTTAAAGAAAAGTTCGATTGCACTAAATTCCTGACGGAATACTGATGCCCTAAGAGACGGTGGTCATCCTGCACTTGCCCTTCCAGAGTCATCCTTGGCACTTTTCGGCCTTAAcactgcacccccaccccagactgaCCTGTGTGCACTGCGCCATGGGGTGTCCCTGCTCTCTGGCTCCCACTTAGGTACGGGCAGTGGGGACGGGAGGAGAGCGCGGTTGCAGggtttgtgcccccagccccctccccgcgGGGCTGCACTTTAGCAGCAGGTCAGCTCTCGCCCAGCACCTACTCGTGTAGCTCTGGGCCTCAGTTGGTCTCAGAAACAGCCCCATCCCCTCAGCCCTTCAGGTCTAACGGTGGCCGCAGCTTCTCCCTGCAGCTGGCCGCTGGGTACATCACCAGCTCTGCTAGTCCCCTAAACCCTGCCCACACCATTGTAAACGCATCCCTCACTAACTCTTTCCAGTCCGCCTCTGGGTATGCTGTCTTTACCCCAGGAACACCACAACCCACATGCTTTCCACTCTTCCAGCCGCTGTTTGGCTCTTCTACCGCTAACTGTCTTCCAGTACCAGGGGTAGGCACAGGCCACGGGCCAGAGCTGGCCTACTGCCTGTCTTTGGGCGACCTGTGAAATAAGGATGGTTTTTATATTGTCCAATGGTGGgataagaaaaatcaaaagaagaatactATCTTGTAAGGTGAAAATAATACGAATTCAAATCGCAGTGTCTATAAACGCAGTTTTGCTGGAACCgagccacacccattcatttgCACATTTTCTGTGGCCGCGTTTGCACTGCAGAGCCAGAGCTGAATAGCTGTCACAGGGACCCCAAGGCCGACAAAGCCTAAGACTTGTCAAGCCCTGTTCTAGTACCTACTACACAGCATGTCACAATGGGAAAAAGACAGGATTTGGGGGTCACTGACACTCTCCCAGGTCCCCTTTCCTCAGTGTTTAAAGGCAGGTGTCAAACATTTCACAGTATCTAGAGAGGCGGAAGTGGGTGCCGGCACCTACAATGCCCACACCAGGTGCCCACACACTCCTAGTGCTGGAAAATATCTAAGGAGCAGGGCAGTCTGTCCATCCCTCTgatgtttcaggaagctcccctaTGGCACTCTCTGCTAGCATCCCGGGAGCCATGGTCTCCCCTGAGCTGCCCAGGGCAGGTCCACCACTGCCTGGCTCTGCTGTTAGAACGTGTGTTTTAGGGGAAGCTACCGTCCTTCCCCACCCACCCTGGGCACACAAGCCTATCAGCTCTCCTTGGCATGAAAACCCTGCAGCAGTTTAATGGGCATcctggggtgggagagagggacCCAGGATCAGCCCGTATCCTGGGAGTCTGGTGGGCAGTGGTTGGGTGGCATGCCCAAAAGAAGGGCTAGGCTGGCAGCTGTCCCTGCCCTGGCACCTCCCCAGGTTCTGGCCATCGGGAATGAAACAATCTCCAGTTCTTCCCAGGACTGGCCCAGAAGGCAAACGGTGTGTAAATAACCCACCTGATTCTCAGCCTTTTTCCCTCTGGCTCAGGTAGAAGGAAATTGGCTTCCTTTCAGAGCCATATACACTTTATGGGCTGGGATTCAACTtgagaaataaactatttttaattagatttttcAATAACTGCAAGCTGTGCTACCAGGTAGCAGAGAGGTAGAATGAAAGCTTCAAGGGACCCGGCAGGCCGACTCGGTGGTCCCTTAGACCTGCTCAAGGTTGGAAATGAAAAGGGGGCCCTCGCTTTTGCCTACACCCTCAACCGGGCACCACTGATacagaattttttattattattattattattttttaatcatgggATGGGTGGCTGGATGGGTGAGTGGGAAATAGACAAATGTCCTTGGGATCCTCAGAGTGACACAGAGAAAAAAGCATGGAGTTTGAAACAAGATGAGCCTGGGCTAGAGGTCATTAGCTAATAACCAAAGCCTCAGTCTCCACAATAATAAAGTGCATCTAATTATACCTTACCTCCCCAAATTGGGTAAGGATCAAAATGATACAGAATTTTTATCTCAATTCCAAGGGATCCCAAGAAGATGGCCAGATGCCAAGGCTGCCCTGGGGCTGTACCCGTGTCTCTGGAAAGAGACAAAAACACATAAGACGATGCCCTTCTGCCTTCATCGGTTTCACAGATGCTTGGTCGGTTTTGCTGCAAACACTCTCACAGGGCTACTGAACTCGCTATTTCCTCACATTTTGTGCAACCAGATACACTAATTCTTTGCATTTTTTAGGTGATGTCACCTAAAGCTCTGTAAcctaaatatctatttttattttttttaataattttattcttatgcTTATAAACACTGACATATTAAAGCCACACAGTTGTATGGAGGCAAAATGTCCCAATTCTCCTCTTTCCCCCAACTTTTAAATAGATGTTTATTAATCAATGATGTGTTAAATTAATCTGAAACTTTTGAGGTCACCTCCTGCTCCTGGGGAGATACTGGTTACTCCCCCAGTGGGGCCGTTTGCACCTGTTTCTTTTCTGACCACCTGCTGCTGGTACCCGTGGGCGCAGGGCAGAGTCCACGGAAAAGCCACTGGGGGGGCTCAGATCGGTGTCCAGCCCGCCCGCCCGTGGAGAGGCGACATAGAGCACAATGCCCATGAGAGGCACAGGGAGAAAGGGGCTTGGGAGGAGCCGGAGACATTCCTGCTGCTGAAACCTCACTCTCAGGGCCTGGCCAGAGCCACCCCTTTCCTTCATTGCTCTCATTTAGGGTCCAGTATAAACAGCTGctgttttcatcatttcttaatgcCACAGAACTCCACTAAACTCCATCCGCAGAAATATGAATGGGTGTAGAGGtaacagaagagaaagaacataaGACATAGTCAATGGCCCAATGTGAGTTTTAGACCTATCTGACCTCAGGCAAGGGGTTAAGCTTctcgggcctcagtttcctcaattgtaaaatggaGAGAACCATAACAACCCCCCACCTTGCCCTGTGGCTTGAACGGAGAGACGGCTGTCAAAAGCACCATACAAAGTTGATTGGTCTCAGCACCATTTAACCTGCCTCCAAATGCCTTCTTTTCCAGGGCCTAATTAACGCCAGGCactttaaatacattattttcaattCTCGTGATGCCTCTGCAATTAGCTGTCACTCTCCCCATTGAACTGGTGTGGGGTCCCATGCTGCAGCTGGTGAGGTGACTGCTGTAGCCCTCAGCTCAGGAGCCTGCATTAGAGCGCAGCACACGCTGAATCTATGGTTTTATCCTCTCCACCTCTTTGTTTCAGAGCGAGGCCACCGCAGGGGCCCCGTGCACACCTACCCTCACAGGCGGCTCCCTCCTGGTGTGCTCTTGGTGGCATGGTTACTCTGGGGCCCATGGGTGACAGCACCCCTGGGAGTGTGGATGCGCAGCCCACACGACCAAGCCCTCGGATGTAGGACAGGGGACTCCTCTCCCACCAGCGGCGATGTGGACACAAGGAGACACACGGTGCAAATGGAAGGAGGCGCAGCTGCCCGCCAACATAAAAGAGCTGCCAAATCCCAGCCGGGCCTGCCAGCGAACAGAAAGCATGCCCTCCAGCCACACTGCATTCACAGAGCTTCCGGGGACGGCTCTTACCTGGGGCTGCTCCGTATGGAAACATAATCCAAAGCTTGGCTCCCACCAATATGCTTATCCCTCGTGCTACATATGGAAGGAGAAATCAGCTTGTATTTCATTAAACAGTTTGGCTCAAGTCTTGTGAGCAAAGATTAGAATTTGCACATCATACGGAGTCTTAAAGGCATCTTTAGCAAAtcagatgttttaaaaagaaaaaaaaaagccaccaaaCATTCCCACTACCAAATGTTTAAAAGCAAATGAGCAAAGCAACGATCCCCTTGTTAAAAAAGACAATGTCTGCTCTATGATGCATTAAAGCTCAGATTCCACAGTGGGGACCCAGGGGGCTGAGGGGTGGGGTGCAGGCTGCTCCCCACCATCCGTGATCCAGTCTTGCCTCCACCGGAGCGTGGCTGGGCCCCCTCCCCGGGAAGGGGAGTGGCTCACCTGCAGGTCCAGAGCTGTCAGCTTGCCCTTCTCCCCTGCATTCCGGGCATACTCCTCGACGGCCCAGGACGGCTGGCCCCGCTTCACCTCCGCCAGCTCGGTCAGACGCATGTCCGTGTACAGGGGGTCGCTCTTCAGGTGGGCTTTGAGGGAggcggggtaggggtgggggctgAACACCTGCTCCACCAGGAAGCCGTCCTTGGGCTGCTTGGGCAGGCGGTGCTGGGGGGGCATGTCGTATTGCCTGTCTCCCTGCAGAGGGCACAGAAAAGGGCAGAAAAGCAGCGCAGAGGCCGTCTGATTTTACAGCTTTGCCCCGCCAGCCTCTGAAGGCATCCAGATAGCAAAGTGCagttatttaaaagcaaataggaGCTATGCCTGTGTTAGGGGAAATTCTCCAGGAAGAGTTTACAATGTAACGGTACTAATGAGAGCTAATATTTCTGTTCTTGGAAAAGATGATTGTTTCTAATCCTCACACCATCACTACCGTTATTAATCCCCGTTGTAAGAGCACAGCACACATAGCTGGTAAGGGGTGAAGCTGGAATTTAAACCAGATAATCCGACATCAGAGATTCTTTGCTTAAGAATGCATGTTACTGCCCCTCTTTCTTCCACCTGTTTGTATCTAGTACACATAAATAAAAGATGTGGTTTTTTTCCCTCTAACTTATATTTGACCTTCAGGTCTCCATAAAGATGttgcttcctccaggaagccctctctGACTTCCGAGAATGGGCCAGTACTCATCTTTGTGATCCCTTAGGACTGTGTACAGACCCCTAATCCAGTATTTATCACATGGAACTATAACTGTCCGTTCAtctgtctgtttctccctctgGATTGCGAGTTCCTTGACAGTAGGGGAATGTTTTGTTCACCTTTAATTCACCATTTCAGCAAAGGAGTACCAATGACTAGAAGGCACTtcatcagtgtttctcaaaggaTTTGATATCAATGACACAAAGGCATGTATATGAAACAGCAAAAACAGGGTTGGGTAtatgagctataaaaaaaaaagaaaaaagaaagtgagtgAAGGGATGTGTAAAAAAGTAATCAAAGGAAAATGAATTACAGTCTCATGAGAGTGAGAGTTTATGTGTGAACATGTGCATGTGATGAGCAGATGGCACGTGAGTGTGTATGGCCATACATGTGCACTGGTACACCAGCACTCAACCACCTACCAGCAATCTGGACCCGTGAACCCACGCCCAAACACAGCATAACATTTAGCCTTCCCAAACCATCAAGACAGCTGACACtgacagagagaaagcaagatAAATTTTGCCGAacccaaaaggaaaatgaatttctCTCTTACTTTCGAACTCATCAAAGCCAAGTATCTTCTAAGAGGCTTTGCTGATTGTATTTATTCAGCTCATCACTACCACCCAGCACTCACAGAGCAGATAGGGCCTTCAGGGCTCTGCGACAAGTTGGAGTAGGGTAAGGGGATAATAACGACAGCAGCAGATGCTGCAGCTGTCATTACAATTCATCAGGGAGGGCCACGTGTCCGCCACCATGCTTGGGTGCTTGATGCTAAATGGGGATCACCTCAATTAATCTTCTTAAGGCCACCCTGAGGTTGTAGCTATTATCATGCCCAtgttatggatgaggaaactcagatcagagaagctaagagattgGCCCAGTGTTACACAGCTAGCAACGGCAGATAGAGCCAGGGTTTGAACCCCATCTCACTTCCAAGACCCAAAGCCTAATTGCTGCCCACGCCTGCCTCCCTGTCCTGAACACCCAGgagtttgtgttctagtttggcAGtcagtatatacatatgcatatatgtttgtATGCGTAGGTAcacacccaatttttttttttttttttttgcatgggcaagcactgggaatcaaacccgcgtctccagcatggcaggcaagaactttgcctgctgagccatcatgccCTGCCCACACACAGAATTTTTAATACAAAGTTATAAGTTATAACCACCACAGAGGTTATGAACCAAGAGGACCAAAGGCTAGTGACCAGAGAGCAGCAAAAATCCCTAAGACAGCTTCCAGCGACACATGGATTAAGAGGCTTGAGGAGAACACGAGACTTGGATCAGCAGAGAAGGGGCGAGACATTGTGGGTGGAGGAATCACGTGCAGAAAGGTTTGGAAGTGGAGAGGCCCAGGCCATAACAGATGCTGAATTAGCGCTGACCAACCGAATGAGGATGGCATATCTGGGGACGAAAAATGTAGACTTGTCAAGGGGAGCGGGTTCCAGTTTGGGAGTAATGGAGTTTTAGAGTTGGGCAGAAGTATGTTAAGTTCACAGGTACCAGGGAGTAGAGGAGGGCTTTACAGGCCTGGCTAGGAAGTCAGACTCTTTTCCTTAAAGCAAAGGGCAGCCAAGGAAGCACTGGGAATAGGAGGCACCACACACCCGCAGAGAGTGGACTTCTAAGACACGTGGACGCAGGAGTGGTCTATGAGATGAGATGGTCAGGTGGGAAGGTGAGTGAGGAGACCAGCTCTCAATGTGCCCCCAAATCCAGGTGGGCATGTGGACCAGGGGTGGGGGTGCTAAACGGAAAGGAAGGCAGAAATGCGAGGGACATCATGAGAGATGACTCCACAGGGTCGTGCGGCTAACCCGGATATGAGAGCCAGAGAAGGAAGTCAAAGGGCAAAGGGATCTGCTCAGCTTGGAGAATTTCTAGGCAACCCCAGAATGGAGACAGGAAGAAAGAACCCTGGCTTTGAAGGAATAGAAGAGTCTGGTTTGGGGCATGTGGAAAAAGATAGCCAGAAGGAGAACTGGAATTAGGGGCAATGCCCAACAGCCAGGCCAGGGCTGGACATGGCTGTGGGAATTATCTGCCCAGGGTGGAATGGGGACAGGATGGTCACTACGCAGGAGGAAGAAATGGAGTCACAGAAGACAACACATGAAGACCGTCCAGACCAGCAGACCGTGGCCTGAGTCAGGTCAGGGCCAGGTGGAGAGGGAGTCCTCCCAAATACTGGGAACGTTGTGCTGGACACTTCAGATAGGTCTTTCTCAAGCTGTGACTGTTCCCATCGTCCCAAGGGATTTTGGCATTTTATAGATGGGAGGCACGGCTAGTTCCATTTAATGTGGGATTTCTATAGAAGTTCCTGACTATTCTAGCCCTCTAAATGGCCCCTTTCCAGTGACAGCTAAAGATCCAGGCTCCAGAAACCTGGCCAGGCCCTGGCAGCTAAGAAACCGTGTCCGTGGGGCCAGAGCAGAGCATTTCTTCGCACATGGGTTGCACTCTGGTGTCTGTCCAACACAACATGGCATAAGTAGCTACAGAGGGGCAAGGGCTGATGGCACGGACACCAGGGGTTTCTTtgggatcagaaaaaaaaaaggcttcttttatttactttttttctccattttcggTCCTGGAAACTTCTTTGAAACCCagtttttcaagtttttccttttgGGAGGTATTCGCATCCTCCTTCTCTGGCTTTGGGTATCTGCCAGAGAGAggtcctctctccctctttccagtGGCCAGGACCTTGTGACCTCGGGAGGCCCCATGACCTTCCCAGTGACCTTTAGAAGCAGGGAAGGGAACTGGGACAAGCAGCAAGTTTAAATGGCCTCGCTGTGGTTATAAAGTGTTCACCACAGCCCACTGAGAAGGAAGAGAAGTCCCCGGTTCCTCTGAACGGAGTCATCTTTTCAGCAAGGGATGAGAAGAAGGAAGTATCTGAAGAGACGTGTGCTGCCCTTACTCTAGAGCTGAGAGGAAAAGTCTGCACAGGCATGCAGAAATGCCCACCCTCATGTAAAAAGAGCAGAATGGACAgcgggaagaaaaaaaagacgttaaaaagggaaagaagacacCATATCAAGCATTGCTATCACTGGATGGGGAACTATGAAtaatttctttgtcttctctACTACCCTCATCATCTACTAACCTTGCAATGGAAAAACCTCACACTTTTAAAAAGGCGCACCACGCACACAGCAGAGCACATGTGAGGGACATATTAGGTGGCTTCCAAGTCTCCCCTGACCTTGGCTGTTTCCCAAAAGACAGGGACCTAGCCCTGGCGGAGTCTGCTGCTGCCTCCGACACACTCCCCATTTCATGAAAAGCTGTTCTCACACCACCTGTCCCATATCCAAAGGGCACTTTCTCCTGTCCGCAACAAAACAGCACGCACGGCTCCTTGCGGACTGACAGTTGGGAGCAACAAGCAACGCGCCCATTTGGCTTCTCTGTTCTAACCTGAAAAGCCTGCCAGATCTAGATGAAACAGTAGCACATGGAGGCAagtgctctttcttattttttgcatttatttattttttggggggagggtttaatcgtgcatggtccaggaatggaacccgggtctcccgcatgggcagcgggcattctaaccactggtGCACCCTTGCTCTTTCGTCCTGAATATAATGCTTGAGGCTCCGGAATACACCAGGGCTACTCTAAAGCTGGTGCCCGACGACATGACCATAAACGTAAATTACCTCTTTTGACTTTCGGTGCCAGTCCTTACTGTCTGCGGGCCCTCTGTCCGGCACCTCCTGCTCACTGACGCCCACTCGGTCGGCATACGTGATGGTGCGCCAGTCCCTGGGCGAGTTGGAGATGCTGGCGATTTTGGATTCCGTGGCGCTGTTTTCCTCGGTCAGGGACCTCGAGGACGGCCTGGCAAAGAGGCTTTTTTTTAAGGCCTTGATGCGAAAGCTCTCGCCGTGGCTTCCGCTGGCGTCGGAGCAGCACCAGTCCCCGCCGTTCTCCAGCTTGGGCCCGTGGGAGCCGTGGCGCGCGCGGAACATCCGAGGAGAGGCGCTGTCGTCGGACGGAGGCTCGCTCGTCAGGGAATTCAGGTCGATCTGCAAACCCACCTTCTCAGGCGGCAGCATTTTCTGATCCAGCTTATTCAGCTTGCCCAAGACCTGGGATATCTCCTCGCGAACGCCCGACAGCGACTCGAGCTTGCGTTCGATCTCCCCGATGCGCAGCACCAGCTTGCCCACGCTGGTCTTCAGCTCTTCTTCGGAGCGGTGGAGGGCTTCGGGCTGGGGACCCTTGACTTCCTGGCCGCTGGGGACCCCGTTGGCGATCTTGGTTCGGCTGCGCTCGGGCGAGCTGTCGCAGTCCGACTTTGGAAGCTGAGACAAGGAGCCCGTGCTGTTGTAGCAGGATGACTGCATGACTCCCGTCGAGCCGCTGATGCTCATGTCGTCGAGGAATCGGAAGATGTCGCTGATGTCATCGCTGATGACCTCCGAGTCCTCATCCGACTGCTTCACGGCGTGCCTGTCGCCGTACTTGGCCTGAGCCGAGCTGCACAAGTCTTTGCATTTCTTCCGCCCCAGCACCAGCTGCTCCGTCTGGGTCCCCACGCTGCTGGTGTCAGAGCTGAGCTGCCCGCTGCTGCAGCTGATGCTCTTGTCTTTAAACTTCTTGGCAGGCTCCTGCTTCTCCAGGTCCACTGGGGACGAGATCTCTTTAGACTTGAGCCCGTTCACTTTGGACGCATAGCCCACAGGGGTCATGGGTTGTTGGTCCTTTGGTGCCAGGTAAGCCGGGTGCCTGTCCGGGGTCGGGAAATTGGGGGTCTGGCTGCTGGAATTTGGATAGCGTAGCTTCTCTTCAGAAGGATTTCTATTGAAAAAGGACCGTTCAAAGTCAGGGACCTCTTCGGTGTTCAGGCTCCAGCTCTTGGTTGGCCAGGGGGTCTGCTTGCTTGGCCTCCCCGGACACCGCCTGGCCTCCTGGGCCCCCATCACCGGGGTGGGTCCAAAATACGTGGAGGCCTGAAGATCATCCAGGCTTTCGTGCTTTACTCGCCTTTTGTCAGGAATGGGAGAGTACACAGGGTTCAGGTACTGGCTGTGATAGGGCATTTCAAAGCTGTGATTAAAGAAGGGGGGCTTGTGTGATTCCTTCCAGTTCTGGGGTTCCCTCTGCTTGCCCTCTGCTTTGTTCGCAGGACCCACCAAACTGGG is a window from the Tamandua tetradactyla isolate mTamTet1 chromosome 14, mTamTet1.pri, whole genome shotgun sequence genome containing:
- the MINAR1 gene encoding major intrinsically disordered Notch2-binding receptor 1 yields the protein MEASQDTSFFLVKILEELDSKQSCVSYQDLCKSLCARFDLSQLAKLRSVLFYTACLDPNFPATLFKDKMKCTVTNQQSKKIMVAGDIVTIFNLIQMNGGAAKEKLPRGHQKVRKEEPSFESCRSETELCHAAEREPLNCELSERPFSRDYPTRQSSKCRKMDCKDCVQFVPASEPNFLLGVSKEAKNRAASLDRLQALAPYTVASPQPCEMQRTYFPMNIESESISDQDSLPIKEPFISNQEPFLVQSCVQKRNIFKEDFHNLMPVSPSLVGPANKAEGKQREPQNWKESHKPPFFNHSFEMPYHSQYLNPVYSPIPDKRRVKHESLDDLQASTYFGPTPVMGAQEARRCPGRPSKQTPWPTKSWSLNTEEVPDFERSFFNRNPSEEKLRYPNSSSQTPNFPTPDRHPAYLAPKDQQPMTPVGYASKVNGLKSKEISSPVDLEKQEPAKKFKDKSISCSSGQLSSDTSSVGTQTEQLVLGRKKCKDLCSSAQAKYGDRHAVKQSDEDSEVISDDISDIFRFLDDMSISGSTGVMQSSCYNSTGSLSQLPKSDCDSSPERSRTKIANGVPSGQEVKGPQPEALHRSEEELKTSVGKLVLRIGEIERKLESLSGVREEISQVLGKLNKLDQKMLPPEKVGLQIDLNSLTSEPPSDDSASPRMFRARHGSHGPKLENGGDWCCSDASGSHGESFRIKALKKSLFARPSSRSLTEENSATESKIASISNSPRDWRTITYADRVGVSEQEVPDRGPADSKDWHRKSKEGDRQYDMPPQHRLPKQPKDGFLVEQVFSPHPYPASLKAHLKSDPLYTDMRLTELAEVKRGQPSWAVEEYARNAGEKGKLTALDLQTQESLNPNNLEYWMEDIYTPGYDSLLKRKEAEFRRAKVCKIAALIAAAACTVILVIVVPICTMKS